AGCCCCATCGGGCCACAGGTGAAGATCTTGCGGTACCTTCCGGCTTCGAGATCGGGAGCGAGCGCCGCGGTGACCAGGCCGCGCTCGCCGGCGCTGCCGTCTTCCGTCGTGGCGATCAGGCGCCCGCCGCTGGCGCGAGCCAGCTCCTCGAAGGCGCTGCGGCGCGCGAGATCGACGCTCGAGCGTCCGCCGTAGTAGAAGTCGAAGACCGCACCCTCGGCGAGGAGACGCCGACCGAGCAGCAGGAGCGGTGCCGAGCCCACGCCGCCGGCAACGAGCGCCACCGGCCGCCGGTCCACGTTGTTGCTGCCGGGGAGAGTTTCCGCGGTGTCCGAGGAACTGGCGCCCGCTGTGGGGCCGAACGCCTTGCCGAGCGGACCCAGCACGGCAACGCGATCTCCCGGACGCCGGGCGGCGAGAGCGCGGGTTCCCGGGCCGACGATCTTCACCAGCAGTTCGATCCGCGCCCCGCAATCTGTTTTACTTACGTCGTGAACCGAGAGGGCGCGGCGCAGGTAGGGCTCCAGACCTTCGGCGGTCTCTACCATGACGAACTGCCCGGCGGCGATCTCGCGCCACTCTTCCGGCCCATCCAGTACGATCGAATAGTAGGGCAGCGGGTGGGGGACGATCTCGACGACCTGGGCGTGGGTATCGATGGGCTGCATTCGAGGCCTCGACTCTAGCAAACGAACCCGCGTCCGATCGCCCACCACCGAGAACAGAATCCGTGCAACGCGACCCTCTCCTCCCGCCAGAAGCACCGCGCCCTGTCGGCGCGGCCGCGCTCTGGCCGCTGCCGCCCCGGATCGAGGCGGTTTCTGCCGCGCTGCTGCCGGCCCTCCTCGCCGGTTTTCATCTCGCCGGGTTGCTCTACTTCCTGAACCCGCATCTCGCACCGTCGGTCCCGGGATATGTGCAGGGCGCTCTGCGCCTCGGCGCGCTGCTCGCGCCGCTCTCGCTCGCCGCCCATTGGTTGGGGACCCAGCTGCGCAACGTGCGCGTCCGGCGCCTGCTGCCCTGGAGCCTGACCGTGGTGCTGGGCGCCGCGGCGCTCGCCGACTGGGTGCACGCTTCGCACTACTCCTTCTACCTTCCGCCCGGAATCAACGCCAATCTGATCCGCGTCGCACTCTGGCTCTCTCTGGCTTCGATCCTGGCCTTCTACACCGCCCTGCTGCACACCGTGCATCATCGGCGCTACGGAACCCGCAGCGTCGTGCTGCTCGTCACGGTCGTCGCCCTCGGCCTCTATGTCGTCGTCGACCGCCGCGCGAGCTACGAGCCCGTGGCGGCGCAGCCGGCTGCCTTCGCCCGGCCGCTCGCCGCGCCGGCGGCGCCGCATCTGCTGGTCGTCGGCATCGAAGGCGCGACCCTCGACGTGCTGCTCCCCCTGGCGCGCCAGGGACGCCTCCCCTTTTTCGCCACCCTCTTCGACGAGGGCAGCTACGCCCGCCTCGAGAGTTTCGCGCCGGTGCGGCCGCTCGGTCTCGGCGCCAGTCTCGCCTCCGGCAAGCTCCCCTTTCGCCACGCTCTGGCGGGCCCGACGCTGCTCGAAGCGTCCTGGCTGGGAGAAGACGGCGAGCTGCGGCTGCTGCCGCTCGGCTTCTCCGCACTGGGACTCGATCGGCTGCTGGGGGAGCACCGTCCCGTCGCGAGCGCCGACCGGAGAGTGCGGACGATCTGGGAGATTCTCGATCGGCTCGGCCGGCAGACCGCCGTCATCGGCGTCCCCGAGGCGCTGCTCGCCCCTGCCGGCGGCGCGGCCCAGGCTTCGGACGCCCTCTTTCGCGGCGCCGCTGCGGCTACGGCGGCGCGCCCCGAGGACTTCGCGGGGCGGCTCGAGCTGCTGCGCGGCGCGTCGGCGGGGCACCTCGAGCCGCCGGCGCGCGCTGCGCGCGCTCCGCTTCATCCTGCCTCCCCTGCGGTCGCGACGACCCCGCCCGACCCCGGTCGCTCTCCGGCAGAGACGCTCGCCGCGGCGCGCGCCCAGGACGCCTGGCGCGCCGCCGTGGCCGCCTCGCTGCTCGCCGACTCGAGCCCACCGGCGGCCCTCTTCCTCGACCTTCCGGGTCTGGTCGAAGTCGAGCTCCTGACGCTGGGCGGCTTCCATTCGGCCGAAATGGGCGGCTCGCGGGCGGGAGCCGACCGCCGGGCCGCAGCCGCACTCACCGACTACATGGCCTTTCTCGACGCCAAGCTCGCCGAGCTCTGGGCGCGACTTCCCGAGCCGCGCCTGCTCGCCGTGGTCTCGGCCTACGGCGTGGCCCCGCCTTCGGGAGTAGGGCGGGTGTTGGGGGAGGTCTGGCGTGCCCGCCGCATCAGCGGGACACTCGTCGGCGGACCCGACGGCACGCTGCTGCTGCGGGGCGAAGGGATTCGCCGCGGTGAGGGGCTCGCGACGGCGCGCATCGTGGATCTCGTACCGACCCTGCTCTACGCCGCACGGCTGCCGATCGCTCGCGACTTCGACGGCCGCGTGCTGACCGAAGCGTTCGAGCCGGCACTGCTGCAGAGCGTGCCGCTCACCTTCCTGCAGAGTTACGAGGACCTGCCGTCGCCGAACGAGCGCTAGCGCTCGCCCGCGGTGCGCTACGGCTCGGCCGCCGCGGAAATCAGGGCTTCGCGGGGATCCTGCCGACCACCTTGGCGGAGCCGGGCGGCAACGACGCGGCCGGAGCTTCGCCGGGCGTGTTCTCCGCCGCTTCGACCTTCATCGAGCTTCGCCCCTCGAGAATGCCGCCCTCTTCGATGATCAGCGCCTTGGCGTGGACCGTGCCTTCGACCCGCCCGTGCGGGTGAATCGAGAGACGTCGCGACGCGAAGACCTCGCCTTTCACCAGCCCCGAGACGAACAGCCGGCCGACACGAATCTCGCCATCGATCTCGCCGCGCTCGCCGACCACCAGATCGCCGTCCGAGACCACCTTGCCGACCACCTTGCCGTCGACGCGGAACGACTGCTCGAACTTGAGCTCGCCTTCGAAATGGCTGCCGACATCGAGGAAGCCGGAGAGATCCCCAGGGGAGGACTTGCCGCGAAAGTTCATTTCCCATCTCCTGTCGGTCCGGTCGGTCCGGTCGTTTGTGTGATCCGCTCGTAGATGCGGATCAACTCCTCTTCTGAATGAAAGTGAATTCGAATCGTACCGCCTTTGCCGCGCCGGTCGATCTCGACCCGGGTCTGCAGCTTCTGGGTGAGGCGCTCGGCGGCCGCCGCAGCGTGCGGCTCGGGGCTCTTTTTCGCAGCCTTGGCGCCTTTCGCTCCCGGACGCTTGCCGCTCGCGAGCTCCTCCATGCTGCGCGCCGACAGGCCCTCGTGCAGGGCGCGCTCGGCCAGCTCCTGCTGGCGTTCGGGATCGGTGATGCCCAGGAGTGGCCGAACCTGCCCGGCGGTGAGCCGCCCGGAGCGCAGAAAGTCCTGGATCGCCGCCGGAAGCTTCAGCAGGCGCAGGGTATTGGTGACGGCCGGTCGCCCCTTGCCGACCCGGGTCGCGATCTCCTCCTGCGACAGATTGAAGTTCTCCTGGAGCGTCCGGTAGGCCTCGGCCTCTTCCATCGGGTTCAAGTCAGAACGCTGCAGGTTCTCGACCAGGGCGAGCTCGAGCATCTCGCGGTCATCGCGCACCTGGCGGATCACCACAGGCACGATCGTGAGCCCGGCGCGCTGCGCCGCGCGCCACCGCCGCTCGCCGGCGACGATCGTATAAGTCCCTTTTCCTGTTGGACTTACAATTAGCGGTTGGATGAGTCCCTGGGTCCGGATCGAAGCCGCCAGCTCTTCGAGCCGGGAATCGTCGAACTCGGTCCGCGGTTGCAGACGATTGGGGTGGATCTGGCTGATGGGGAGGGTGCGCGCATCCTCCTCTGTCGCAATCAAGGCGGAAAGACCGCGTCCGAGCCCGCGCTTCTTGTCGTTCATCTGGATCGCCTCAAGAGCTCCCTCGCCACGGCCAGATAGGCTTCCGCCCCCCGGCTCTTGATGTCGTACTGCAGGATGGAAAGACCGTGACTCGGCGCTTCGGCGAGCCGCACGTTCCTCGGCACGACCGCCTCGAAGACCTTCCCCGGGAAGTGCTCCCGGACCTCGCGCTCGACGTCGCGCGTGAGCTTCATTCGATCGTCATACATGGTGAGCAGGATGCCGGCAACTTCGAGCCTGGGATTGAGAGCGCTGGTCACCCGCCGGATCGTGGACAGCAGCTCGCTCATCCCTTCGAGTGCGAAGTACTCGCACTGCAGCGGCACGAGGACGCCCGTCGCTGCCACCAGCGCCTGGATGGTCAGGTGGCCGAGCGATGGCGGACAGTCGAACAGGATGAAGTCGTAGCGCTCGCTGACCGTCGCGAGCCGCTGGCGCAGGACCGTCTCCCAGCCTTCGAACCCGACGAACTCGACTTCGGCGCCGACCAGGTCGCGGTCGGCGGGCAGA
The window above is part of the Thermoanaerobaculia bacterium genome. Proteins encoded here:
- a CDS encoding ParB/RepB/Spo0J family partition protein; translation: MNDKKRGLGRGLSALIATEEDARTLPISQIHPNRLQPRTEFDDSRLEELAASIRTQGLIQPLIVSPTGKGTYTIVAGERRWRAAQRAGLTIVPVVIRQVRDDREMLELALVENLQRSDLNPMEEAEAYRTLQENFNLSQEEIATRVGKGRPAVTNTLRLLKLPAAIQDFLRSGRLTAGQVRPLLGITDPERQQELAERALHEGLSARSMEELASGKRPGAKGAKAAKKSPEPHAAAAAERLTQKLQTRVEIDRRGKGGTIRIHFHSEEELIRIYERITQTTGPTGPTGDGK
- a CDS encoding alkaline phosphatase family protein, coding for MQRDPLLPPEAPRPVGAAALWPLPPRIEAVSAALLPALLAGFHLAGLLYFLNPHLAPSVPGYVQGALRLGALLAPLSLAAHWLGTQLRNVRVRRLLPWSLTVVLGAAALADWVHASHYSFYLPPGINANLIRVALWLSLASILAFYTALLHTVHHRRYGTRSVVLLVTVVALGLYVVVDRRASYEPVAAQPAAFARPLAAPAAPHLLVVGIEGATLDVLLPLARQGRLPFFATLFDEGSYARLESFAPVRPLGLGASLASGKLPFRHALAGPTLLEASWLGEDGELRLLPLGFSALGLDRLLGEHRPVASADRRVRTIWEILDRLGRQTAVIGVPEALLAPAGGAAQASDALFRGAAAATAARPEDFAGRLELLRGASAGHLEPPARAARAPLHPASPAVATTPPDPGRSPAETLAAARAQDAWRAAVAASLLADSSPPAALFLDLPGLVEVELLTLGGFHSAEMGGSRAGADRRAAAALTDYMAFLDAKLAELWARLPEPRLLAVVSAYGVAPPSGVGRVLGEVWRARRISGTLVGGPDGTLLLRGEGIRRGEGLATARIVDLVPTLLYAARLPIARDFDGRVLTEAFEPALLQSVPLTFLQSYEDLPSPNER
- a CDS encoding ParA family protein, translating into MTEIFAIANQKGGVGKTTTAISLAAGLAALEKRVLLVDADPQGNATRGLGQTARSPHLYHVLVGESPIESAILTTGFPFLDLLPADRDLVGAEVEFVGFEGWETVLRQRLATVSERYDFILFDCPPSLGHLTIQALVAATGVLVPLQCEYFALEGMSELLSTIRRVTSALNPRLEVAGILLTMYDDRMKLTRDVEREVREHFPGKVFEAVVPRNVRLAEAPSHGLSILQYDIKSRGAEAYLAVARELLRRSR
- a CDS encoding dihydroorotate dehydrogenase electron transfer subunit; the protein is MQPIDTHAQVVEIVPHPLPYYSIVLDGPEEWREIAAGQFVMVETAEGLEPYLRRALSVHDVSKTDCGARIELLVKIVGPGTRALAARRPGDRVAVLGPLGKAFGPTAGASSSDTAETLPGSNNVDRRPVALVAGGVGSAPLLLLGRRLLAEGAVFDFYYGGRSSVDLARRSAFEELARASGGRLIATTEDGSAGERGLVTAALAPDLEAGRYRKIFTCGPMGLMKRLAEMGAEHGVPGEAALETPMGCGFGACLGCAVELTSGSYALCCKDGPVFPFDAVKW
- a CDS encoding polymer-forming cytoskeletal protein; translated protein: MNFRGKSSPGDLSGFLDVGSHFEGELKFEQSFRVDGKVVGKVVSDGDLVVGERGEIDGEIRVGRLFVSGLVKGEVFASRRLSIHPHGRVEGTVHAKALIIEEGGILEGRSSMKVEAAENTPGEAPAASLPPGSAKVVGRIPAKP